The Toxorhynchites rutilus septentrionalis strain SRP chromosome 1, ASM2978413v1, whole genome shotgun sequence genome contains the following window.
ATACGTTCCTGTAGAACATTCCACTACAAagatatttttgattgaattaacCCCTAAtcgcgccggttagtgaccattctatcctggattccttgagtcgagaaagacgcaccacgctagatatgaggtacagactaggggggcgttgctgattaagggtcagctgcatcccaataggaagtatcccgtgtcgggcacacgcacagagcattggagacagcaacaaccgaattacgaaaacacttgtaatactaacctcgagccaaccgcgagtaatcggttacatattactaacatagataataagaaaaattgtcaaagtattgaactcccggcccgtgaggctaacgccatatgagccttgataaaaatatatattttggaaaaacaaacCCCTTAATCTTCAATtcaagaaataataaaaaaaaaactaaaggcagttttgaacaatttaataaattctgtataaggttcatctgtcacttggttaaaaaaatgttaaaattttctacatcgaTGATCGATACCAAAAgtgcaaaaaacatttttttaagggTCTTAGgacttttttaattttcaaatactGCCGTGAGTTATGTTAGCAGCGTTACCGTCGAATTCAATCACGAGAAAACgcttagggtgctcatacactgttcgACCAAAGCCAAATATGTGactttttttgacagataaattttGATCAGcatgtactgatcaaatatattcgacacaaaacacgacaagcaaatcaCTTCAGCGCTTTCTTATTCATGTCTGTAGATTATACACGATGGAATGCAAAAAgcacacaacaaaaaaaaaagcaaatattcaatcattggatgcctaaaatatgtttacggtctgttcttcgaaattgtcggtacatggttaagTACCTTgaacagtcttccgaaaaacacttacacatgtccacgcgatgtgaaaattccatggttttgtttgaattcgaacatgattctcgctagtgttgagtgtctatccccaacacgaacaatgatacacaaacatagacatgtgaaaacaaactcgatgtttataattcaagaacatcatgtacaaacatatcacccgatgtcgcagtttTCATTGCTttagtttcgtttcttttcatacacggaaagaaattattcatcccaaaacatttcttcgtagaatactttttcacagaaacgaacttgaaatttagttcgcatttcaaaaattgcacgaactaagaggctataagttcatgcaccaaaatatatatttttattaaggctcatatggcgtcagcctaacggggccgggagttcaatattttgacaatgtttgcttacaactatgttagtaatatgtaaccgattactcgcggttggctagaggttagtattacaagtgttctcataattgggatgttgcagtcttcagtgctctgtacgtgtgcccgacatgggatacttcctattgggatgcagctgaccgttaatcagcaacgaccccctagtctgcaccccatatctagcgtggtgcgtctttttcgactcgaggaatccaggatagaatgatcactagccggcgcaatcatcagctcgtgtagagttgtcatgagcggtacaacctttggctcttgttgaatcatcagtggactgcacaaccttcggcccgtgtatctgtaaagagtgtgtgtatgtattgccgcgactaagtaaatgtttatagatcgttcatgcacattttgcaagtctgattaaataatccttggtttcgttcaaagaaaacattctctgaatagaaaaaagctttctattttttttgcgtgcatgttggcaattaaagtctggggagccgactgcatagctgGCGACGTTGTACAAATGCTGACTGTAGCCGTTTAGTATAAATTAAACACAAGAATACACAACACTTACATGCATTGAATTAAAACTTAAATCTAGAATTaaataagtaaaaattataactgTTCTACATACAACGGTACACAAAATTGAGTATCTCTTGTCACTACACTACCACAAATAATAGTTATAACATAGATAACACAAACGAAAAGGAAACACTTAGAAAGGCATGCAGGAACAGACTGAAATGAAACATTGCTACTAATATACACCAATAAAATTGCCGGCCAAGCTAGTAGCCAACCGATCTTGGACAAATATAGAAGTGTTCAAACTTTGTACCACAGTCGTAAAATAAATTAaaggcaatatttttttatacgagaaaggaagttttCGATTATTTGCGTTTTATGGACGTTACGAAATTGTGTAAATACACTGAGGATTGTCAGTATTCTATAAAAGTATATAAGTTGGAACGTAAAAGGAAATAAGCCGTTGTGAGCGCGGTATTTGTTACTGGATCGTGGATTTCTACGTTTCTCCAGCCAACGAACCAAGGAGAAGGTAAACATTTtgtggtgccgtgaccaggatcagCGGCTGGAGAAGGTCATTGAAATCGGTGGGACATTGTTCGGAGGAATAATAGAGGCTGTAGGccaacggagcaacggatttgctGTTGTAAGGCTCATCGACTGAGGACTTCACTCTCTCCTGCAACAACGGAAAGCTTATACCATCATCATACGTTATTCGCCCTTCTGTCACACGGGAATAGTCGCGCAACAACGGATAGTAATCGTGATAGcagttggaaaaaataatacaagGCCTATATTTCTCAGGCCACAGGTGAGTGGCTTTCCAATTTGTTCGCGCAAACTTTCTGGTGCTTTtgagttttttgttgttgcataTAAACTTGAAACGATTGCCGCTTGTGACGTCACACGACTCCATATTGCAACACTCGATAAGTCGTTCACTTGGAGAGGTTCATGAAACATTAATCGACTGGTGGTATACATACATCGCATTAAAAGCTGTATTCTACAAATCGCTGGAAGGACTGCATATTTCGAAGCCGATATTTGGAGTTACATAAAGATTTCGTTCCTGGATATTCAAGGCCAATTGTGGACTGGCCTCAGGTGAGTGCCTGTCCAATCAATCACAAACTTTGAGTGGTGCTATATGGTATCTCCATTGAACATTTTTTCGGTACATCGTTGGCTACTATCGAAGGATCTTCGCATCCAGAACTAATTCGGTCAGCAGCAATTCCTGCTGACACTACGTGGCGGTACGATTCGGACTGGGAGGACAATTGCATCTACTGCATTTACTGGAAACAACTTGGAGTTGGATTTGATCAACGGCGGGAAAAGCGTGACGACATTCATCTCGCGCTCTACAACAACGGAAGGATACGTAAATTTTTACATTGGAGGACACTGTGCTGCAACACAGTCTGCACTGCTGGTTGCACTTTTCGGCATTTATTCGgaaacaatatattttcttGGATTGCGACAACAACTATTTCACGTTTAACTACTGCACACTACTGCTGCATTTATTTCAATACAAGGCCTTGTAGAGACAGGGCTCAGGTGAGTACCTGTCCAACGATTTACGTGGTAACTTGCAGTGCTTCTTGGTTGGTTTTCTTTCTATTTTTCGATCGTCATCgttcatatttcggtttgctGTTCTGGTAGTGGTTGTGGTAatgactgagaaaaaaataaaagaaagggtCAAAAAGCGGGAGCGGATTATCGCTTCTTTAAAGCGACATGCTCAATTTCTAGAGGATTTTGATCCAAATACGCATACGGGGGAAGTCCAATCGAGGTTGGACAAAATTGAGGCAAAATTCGAAGAATTCGAGGAGGTGCAAGAGGATATCGCTGAGCTAGATGAAAGGGGTGCTTATGAGGAGGATTGCAATAAAGCTTATTCCGAATTCGAGAAGCTGTACTACGGGCTACGGGCTGCCTTGCAGGAAAAATTACCGAGGGAAACAGAGGTTCCAGATTTAAACAGTACTATCGGGAGGAATGGTCACACTGTAGGAGCACATACTGGAGTACGACTGCCGCAGATATCATTGCCGGAATTCGGCGACTACAAAGGGTGGTTGTCGTTCAAATCGACATACGTGTCGCTGATCCATGAGTCAGGGGAGCTCAGTGACGTTCAAAAGTTCCATTATCTCAAGTCAGCGTTGAAAGGAGAAGCAGCTAAACTCATCGAGTCACTCGCACTTACCAACGATAACTATCCCATCGCATGGGATACGATTACGAAGCGGTACTCTAATGAGTATCTGCTGAAGAAAAGGCATCTTTAAGCGCTAATGGAGTACCCAAAGGTAGAGAGGGGATCGTCATCGGCAATTCATACATTGGTCGATGAATTCGAACAGCGGCTAAAGATCCTGAAACAACTAGGAGAGAAGACGGAACATTGGGGTGCAATGATAGTGCACtggatgtgttccaaattggaCATGAAGACGCTCCAGTTATGGGAGGATCACGCGGCTTCAACAAAGGATCCGTCATTCACGATACTGGTGAATTTCCTAGAGAAGCGAACAAGGGTATTGGAAGCGGTTTCATCGAACGTCGAATTGAAAGGTCATTCGCTGCAGAGGGTGGAAGTTAGACGTCAGAGAGTAGTAGCTCATTCCGCTACCGACAATGAGAAGAATGGTTCAGTCTGCTGTTGTTGTGGGGACTCGCACTACTTGGGTCGATGTGGCAAGTTCAGTAGAATGACACTGAAAGAAAAATTGCAGTTCGTGAACGGCAAACGGTTGTGTAGCAACTGCTTAAAGTCTGGGCATTGGGTGCGTGATTGCAGTTCAAAATTCAGTTGTCGAGACTGTGGAAAGAAACACAATTCACTGATCCATCCAGGATTTCCTACGAGCAGTGGTAGTATCGGTAACAATGTTAACCCGCTTGGCAAATCGGAGAATAAACGAAACGACAATACGATAGCAACAAATTTAGCGACCAACGAGGATGAGTCTGAGAATGAGGAAGAGGGAATTGACGATCAAGGTACGGTTGGAGCATACAACGTAGGGACCAAAGGTGGTAATATCACTAGCGTATTTTTGTCTACCGTTGTTCTGGTCATACGGGATCAACACGGAGGGAAACATTTGGCCCGAGCATTGCTTGACAGCGGCTCGCAAGCAAACATTTTGAGTGAAAGACTCTGTCAGACACTCGGCCTGAAGCGACGCACGATAAACGTACCAATTAGCGGAATTGGTCATTCCGAAACACGAGCAAGATTCTTGGTGACCACAACTATCAGTTCTAGGGTACAGGATTTCTCAATGGGCACGGAATTTCTGGTTCTTCAGAAGGTTACGTCAGAACTGCCATCGGCACACATACCGGTGGCACATTGGAGGATTCCAAATGGAATACAATTGGCTGATCCGAACTTCAATGTCAGTAAtcggatcgatattttgattggagCGGAGCACTTCTATCGGTTCCTTTTCGAGAGTGGGATGAAACAGATTACATTAGGGCCAGGTTTGCCGATGCTTATAAACTCCGTATTCGGTTGGATTGTAACGGGAAAGGTTTCAGAAGCGCAAAGTAAGGTGGTTAATTGCTGTTTAGCAACAGCATCGGATAATTTGGAGATCCAGCTACAGAAGTTTTGGGAAATCGAGAGCATTGAAGATCGAGTGGCTTGGTCAAAAGAGGAGCAAGACAGCGAagatcatttttcaaaaacattcagTCGCACAAGGAACGGTCGGTACGTCGTACGTTTACCGAAGCAGGTCAATTTTGatcaacttttgggtaactCTCGCACTATGGCACTATCACGATTCAACAGGTTAGAAAAGCAATTGGAACGGAATCCGGAAATGCGTTTGCAGTACAATGCATTTATGCAAGATTATTTGGATCTCGGACACATGAGAGAGATAACTGAAGAGGAGATCCATGAGGAGACAGCGGCAACGAGTGCTAAAAGGGTATATTACCTACCGCACCATGCGGTATTTAAAGATTCCAGCACTACGACAAAGGTGCGCGTCGTATTTGATGGTTCGGCCAGCACGGATAGTGGTTATTCCCTGAACGACGCCCTTCTAAAGGGTCCTATAATTCAGGATGTGCTCCTCAGCCTGCTCCTTCGGTTTCGTAAATATGAAGTAGCACTTGTTGGTGACACGGAAAAAATGTACCGGCAAGTGCGTGTACACAATGATGACACCGGATTACAGCGCATCTTCTTCCGGTTCTCACCGGATGAACCTATACGAGTTTTTGAGTTGACAACGGTAACTTATGGGTTGACGCCCTCGTCATTTTTAGCGATTCGCGCTCTTCATCAACTTGCGGCGGATGAAGGAGCAAGATACCCAGAAGCTGCTAAAGCTATAATAAGAGATTTTTACGTGGATGATTATATTGGTGGAGCATCCAGCGTAGATGAAGCCATTCAGCTTCAAAATGACCTTGATACACTGATGAAAAAAGGCGGATTCACCTTACGCAAATGGTGTTCCAATAAGCCAGAAGTTCTAGCTGGCATCTCGGTCGAACATCTTGGGACTAATTTATCAGTTTCATTCGATATAAGTCCCGAGGAAAAGGTGAAAGCTCTGGGAATCACCTGGGAACCTGGGACGGACCAATTACGGTTCTACTATTGCATCACAGCAAGCGAGCAGGCATGGACGAGAAGGAACATTCTATCGTCCATAGCCAAGCTTTTTGACTCGTTGGGACTTATCTCACCGGTGATTATTGTGGCAAAAATGCTGATGCAAGAGCTCGCTCTGCTCAACTCAGGATGGGACTTGCCTATTCCTGTCGACATTGAAAGAAAGTGGAAGACGTTCCACTCCCAATTGGACAAAATTTCGGAGTTAAGGATTAATCGTTTCGTATTCGTATCCAAATGGGTTGATATTCAGTTTCATAGTTTTGCTGATGCTTCTACCCTAGCCTACGGTACGTGTTTATACGTACGGACGACAGATGAAGCCGGGAACGTTAGAATTGAATTGTTATCGTCCAAATCACGTGTCGCTCCGCTGAAACGACTGACGTTACCTCGTCTTGAACTTTGCGCCGCCAAAGAGGCTGCTCTGTTGCATTCGAAGGTAACTAAGGCTCTCTCATTGGAAAACGTACGCACGGTATTCTGGTCCGACAGTACAATTGTGCTACATTGGCTGAGAACTCCACCAAACTCATTACAAACGTTTGTGGCTAACAGAGTATCAATGATTCAAACCTACACCTACTCCCATTCTTGGCGACATGTAGCAGGAAAAGAAAACCCGGCTGACTTGGTATCGCGTGGAATGACTATCGACGATTTTCTGCAAAGCCAGTTGTGGAAGAATGGACCCCCATGGTTGCGAAATAACACAGACGTGTGGCCTAACTCAGCCGAAGACCACAACATTTCTGATGAACAGTTGGAACTTCGTAAGGTTGTTCACAAGGTCACAGTGGAAGAACCACCTGATGAGCTGTTCAGATTACGATCTTCATTACCTCCTCTACTACGAATTGTTGCTTATTGTCTTCGTTTTGCTCATCATTGTCGAAACCCGAACGATAGAAAGGATTCAATTATTCTGTTTCCTGATGAACTACAATTAGCGAAGATGGCGCTAACCCGCATCGCACAAGCCGAACGATTTCCAGACGAGATCAAATCTCTGCAACTACAACAACGAGTTGACCGGAAATCAAACCTCAAGAGATTATTTCCATTTCTCGACAATTACGGAATCCTCAGAGTTGGTGGACGTCTTCGTTTCTCTAATGAAAGTTATACGGCCAAGCATCCCGCTGTTTTACCGGATCATCATCCTTTCACGGATATGGTTATACAGTTCATCCATTACCAAAACTTTCATAGCGGTCCACAGCTAACATTATCTGAAATACGTCAAGAGTTTTGGCCCGTACATGGTAAGCGTGTCGTCAACGTCGTCCTTCGAAAATGCATTCGCTGTTTCCGAACTAATCCAACGCCCATCCAGCAACCCATGGGACAGCTACCCGCTGGTCGCGTACGCCCAGGACGACCTTTCTTGATAACTGGCGTTGATTACTGTGGACCATTTTATTTGAAGCCAGCACGTCGAAACGCAGCTCCAACAAAAGTATATATTGCGGTGTTCGTCTGCTTCACAACCAAGGCAATGCACCTTGAGATTGCTAGTGACTTGTCTACCAAAAGTTTCATTTCGATCTTGCGCCGATTCATCGGCTACCGTGGAATGCCAGCCGAGATACATTCTGACAACGCCAAGAATTTCTCTGGAGCCCGTAATGAACTTAAAGAGCTACACGAAATGCTGAATAACCAGACTAGCTGTAATGCCATCTGCAACGAACTTTCTCAGAAAGGAATTGAGTGGAAGTTTATCCCACCTCGCGCTCCCAACTTCGGAGGATTATGGGAAGCTGCCGTTCGCTCCGTGAAAACTGCGTTGAAGAAAGAGATCGGTCTTCAACAGCTCAGTTACGATCACTTTACCACCCTCCTAGTTCAGATAACCGCTACTTTAAACTCACGGCCTTTGTCGCCCCTATCAGATGACCCCACGGAATTTGAAGCGCTAACCCCCGCGCATTTCCTGATTGGCTCAGCCATGAAAGCTTTGCCCGACCCCAATTTCATTTCAAAACCCACAAACCGGCTTGACCACTACCAGCAAACTCAGCAAATGTTCCAGCGTTATTGGCAACGATGGAGCAAGCAATACCTCACGCAGCTGCAAGTGGCAACGAAGAACCTGCCAATGAACACCATCCAAATCGGAAGTATTGCCGTGCTACGAGAGGACAACCTGCCACCGCTTTGTTGGCCTCTAGCGAGGATCATTGGATTACATCCTGGTTTGGACGGAGTCGTTCGAGTGGTGACGGTGAAAACGGCGACCGGAGTATACAAACGTGCAGTCAATCGCATCTGTCCACTGCCTTTCGATGAGTATCAACGAACAAAGACGTCTACGGAACTGCCAACTATTTGAATTTGTAGAAATTAGCAACTGATGAACAGTGCAAATGAAATGTAATTATTGAAGCTAGTTCAAGGGGGCCGGTAATGTAGCCGTTTAGTATAAATTAAACACAAGAATACACAACACTTACATGCATTGAATTAAAACTTAAATCTAGAATTaaataagtaaaaattataactgTTCTACATACAACGGTACACAAAATTGAGTATCTCTTGTCACTACACTACCACAAATAATAGTTATAACATAGATAACACAAACGAAAAGGAAACACTTAGAAAGGCATGCAGGAACAGACTGAAATGAAACATTGCTACTAATATACACCAATAAAATTGCCGGCCAAGCTAGTAGCCAACCGATCTTGGACAAATATAGAAGTGTTCAAACTTTGTACCACAGTCGTAAAATAAATTAAAGGCAATATTTTTTatacgagaaaggaagttttCGATTATTTGCGTTTTATGGACGTTACGAAATTGTGTAAATACACTGAGGATTGTCAGTATTCTATAAAAGTATATAAGTTGGAACGTAAAAGGAAATAAGCCGTTGTGAGCGCGGTATTTGTTACTGGATCGTGGATTTCTACGTTTCTCCAGCCAACGAACCAAGGAGAAGGTAAAcactgaccaaaaaaataaatacccaaaaattagttttagatgcaaccttcagcggcacacagaagaaccagcagagaaatttcagcggccaaaacacaccattaatttctcgatgttatcacaaactgaatgaaggaaaaaactaaaagctacactcacactgcactacatatgctatgtgtgcatgcgattgcatcatcctttcttctcctcttctccgctcgttttatagctcgggtcgcgatcgtcgctaacaagcagtattggccatttgtattcaaagatccagccaaatttgttgctcccgtggtcgagtggttagcgtcacgcctaaactgtcactgctgaataattcaattttagtacttgttcaaatagctaataatagcgaatgttacatgaattcaatatataaattgatgcgtgcactaaataatgatatcaaatgtgaaaaactctcatatcaatcgatgtttattttgttcagaacagaaaaagaggtttattttatttgcccaatatttttgatgaagcacccattgtcatgaaaggaaagcattttttccatgtcaa
Protein-coding sequences here:
- the LOC129761182 gene encoding uncharacterized protein LOC129761182, whose translation is MTEKKIKERVKKRERIIASLKRHAQFLEDFDPNTHTGEVQSRLDKIEAKFEEFEEVQEDIAELDERGAYEEDCNKAYSEFEKLYYGLRAALQEKLPRETEVPDLNSTIGRNGHTVGAHTGVRLPQISLPEFGDYKGWLSFKSTYVSLIHESGELSDVQKFHYLKSALKGEAAKLIESLALTNDNYPIAWDTITKRYSNEYLLKKRHL
- the LOC129761183 gene encoding uncharacterized protein LOC129761183, whose translation is MEYPKVERGSSSAIHTLVDEFEQRLKILKQLGEKTEHWGAMIVHWMCSKLDMKTLQLWEDHAASTKDPSFTILVNFLEKRTRVLEAVSSNVELKGHSLQRVEVRRQRVVAHSATDNEKNGSVCCCCGDSHYLGRCGKFSRMTLKEKLQFVNGKRLCSNCLKSGHWVRDCSSKFSCRDCGKKHNSLIHPGFPTSSGSIGNNVNPLGKSENKRNDNTIATNLATNEDESENEEEGIDDQGTVGAYNVGTKGGNITSVFLSTVVLVIRDQHGGKHLARALLDSGSQANILSERLCQTLGLKRRTINVPISGIGHSETRARFLVTTTISSRVQDFSMGTEFLVLQKVTSELPSAHIPVAHWRIPNGIQLADPNFNVSNRIDILIGAEHFYRFLFESGMKQITLGPGLPMLINSVFGWIVTGKVSEAQSKVVNCCLATASDNLEIQLQKFWEIESIEDRVAWSKEEQDSEDHFSKTFSRTRNGRYVVRLPKQVNFDQLLGNSRTMALSRFNRLEKQLERNPEMRLQYNAFMQDYLDLGHMREITEEEIHEETAATSAKRVYYLPHHAVFKDSSTTTKVRVVFDGSASTDSGYSLNDALLKGPIIQDVLLSLLLRFRKYEVALVGDTEKMYRQVRVHNDDTGLQRIFFRFSPDEPIRVFELTTVTYGLTPSSFLAIRALHQLAADEGARYPEAAKAIIRDFYVDDYIGGASSVDEAIQLQNDLDTLMKKGGFTLRKWCSNKPEVLAGISVEHLGTNLSVSFDISPEEKVKALGITWEPGTDQLRFYYCITASEQAWTRRNILSSIAKLFDSLGLISPVIIVAKMLMQELALLNSGWDLPIPVDIERKWKTFHSQLDKISELRINRFVFVSKWVDIQFHSFADASTLAYGTCLYVRTTDEAGNVRIELLSSKSRVAPLKRLTLPRLELCAAKEAALLHSKVTKALSLENVRTVFWSDSTIVLHWLRTPPNSLQTFVANRVSMIQTYTYSHSWRHVAGKENPADLVSRGMTIDDFLQSQLWKNGPPWLRNNTDVWPNSAEDHNISDEQLELRKVVHKVTVEEPPDELFRLRSSLPPLLRIVAYCLRFAHHCRNPNDRKDSIILFPDELQLAKMALTRIAQAERFPDEIKSLQLQQRVDRKSNLKRLFPFLDNYGILRVGGRLRFSNESYTAKHPAVLPDHHPFTDMVIQFIHYQNFHSGPQLTLSEIRQEFWPVHGKRVVNVVLRKCIRCFRTNPTPIQQPMGQLPAGRVRPGRPFLITGVDYCGPFYLKPARRNAAPTKVYIAVFVCFTTKAMHLEIASDLSTKSFISILRRFIGYRGMPAEIHSDNAKNFSGARNELKELHEMLNNQTSCNAICNELSQKGIEWKFIPPRAPNFGGLWEAAVRSVKTALKKEIGLQQLSYDHFTTLLVQITATLNSRPLSPLSDDPTEFEALTPAHFLIGSAMKALPDPNFISKPTNRLDHYQQTQQMFQRYWQRWSKQYLTQLQVATKNLPMNTIQIGSIAVLREDNLPPLCWPLARIIGLHPGLDGVVRVVTVKTATGVYKRAVNRICPLPFDEYQRTKTSTELPTI